In Rhodamnia argentea isolate NSW1041297 chromosome 11, ASM2092103v1, whole genome shotgun sequence, one genomic interval encodes:
- the LOC115746995 gene encoding nodulation protein H-like — translation MAEVIYFLNKDTLIIKPPKKSPLVYRMIVLAFSMFCGVYICSICLKQINRHAKPNLVNIQITEEPGELHGTKQSDRTSIHYPKPETFSRAECADNPVRYFVIISTQRSGSGWFETLLNSHPNVSSNGEIFSIMDRRKNVSSILQTLDQVYNLDWFSSASKNECSAAVGFKWMLNQGVMDHHIEIGQYFTHWRVSVIFLFRRNLLRRKVSVLANSYDRYAKLLNGTHKSHVHSPQEAVTLSRYKPTINSSSLINDFKEMESAVFKVLTYYNSTRHIVLYYEDLMKNWAKLNEVQEFLDLPTKDLTSRQIKIHSGPLSDHIKNWNDVLKTLDGTSYERFIHAD, via the exons ATGGCAGAAGTCATATATTTCTTAAACAAG GACACTTTGATCATTAAACCTCCAAAGAAATCGCCTCTAGTATATAGAATGATAGTTTTGGCATTTTCAATGTTTTGCGGGGTGTACATATGCTCAATCTGTCTGAAGCAAATAAACCGCCATGCCAAGCCAAATCTGGTGAACATCCAAATCACTGAGGAACCTGGGGAGCTTCATGGAACGAAACAATCTGATAGAACCTCAATCCATTATCCAAAACCCGAAACTTTTAGCAG GGCTGAGTGTGCAGATAATCCAGTGCGATATTTCGTTATCATATCAACACAGAGATCGGGAAGTGGATGGTTCGAGACACTGCTAAATAGCCACCCAAACGTGAGCTCCAATGGGGAGATTTTCTCCATCATGGATCGGAGGAAGAATGTTTCCTCGATTTTACAGACTCTTGACCAAGTTTACAACTTGGATTGGTTTAGCAGCGCTTCAAAGAACGAGTGCTCTGCTGCGGTTGGCTTCAAGTGGATGCTTAATCAG GGAGTAATGGATCACCATATAGAAATTGGGCAGTACTTTACCCACTGGCGTGTTTCTGTAATCTTCCTCTTCCGCAGAAATCTTCTGCGCCGCAAGGTTTCAGTGCTTGCAAATTCCTACGACCGCTATGCTAAATTGTTGAATGGAACCCACAAGTCCCATGTGCATTCTCCGCAAGag GCTGTGACTCTCTCGCGTTACAAACCTACGATCAACTCCTCATCGTTGATCAATGATTTCAAGGAGATGGAGTCGGCCGTTTTCAAGGTTTTGACATACTACAATTCCACGAGGCACATTGTGCTGTACTATGAGGATCTCATGAAGAATTGGGCT AAGCTGAATGAAGTACAAGAGTTCCTTGACCTGCCGACGAAGGATTTGACGAGCCGCCAGATCAAGATACATAGTGGGCCCTTGTCGGACCATATCAAGAACTGGAACGACGTCTTGAAGACGCTTGATGGGACTAGTTATGAGCGCTTCATCCATGCTGACTAG